CAGGTTGATCGGCTTGCCGCGGCGGAACCCGGTGGAGGCCAGCGGGGTCGAGGTGATCGGAGCCGTCGCGTCCGGCGCCTTGTCCTGGCCGACGCCGCCGCCGATCACGTCATGGCCGATCTCGGAGGGATCGACATGGGCGAGGTCGTTGCGGCCGAGATAGGAGATCGCGAGCTCGCGGAAGACGTAGTCGAGGATCGAGGTCGCGTTCTTGATCGACTGGTTGCCGGTGACGAAGCCCGAGGGCTCGAAGCGGGTGAAGGTGAAGGCCTCGACATACTCTTCCAGGGGCACGCCGTATTGCAGGCCGAGCGAGACCGCGATGGCGAAGTTGTTCATCATCGCCCGGAAGGCAGCGCCCTCCTTGTGCATGTCGATGAAGATCTCGCCGAGGCGCCCGTCCGAATATTCGCCGGTATGGACATAGACCTTGTGGCCGCCGACCACCGCCTTCTGGATGTAGCCGGTGCGGCGGTCGGGCAGCTTTTCGCGCTCGCGCTTGCGCTCGATACGCTCGACGATGCGCTCGACGATCTTCTCCGAGATCTGGGTGGCGCGCGCCGCCATCGGCGCTGCGACCAGTGCCTCGATGGCGTCGTCGGCATCCTCGTCCTCATCCGAGATCAGCGCCGAGTTCAGCGGCTGCGAGAGCTTGGAACCATCGCGATAGAGGGCGTTGGCCTTCAGCGCCAGCTTCCACGAGAGCATATAGGCGCTCTTGCAGTCCTCGACCGTGGCCTCGTTCGGCATATTGATGGTCTTGGAGATCGCGCCCGAGATGAAGGGCTGCGCCGCCGCCATCATGCGGATATGGCTCTCGACCGAGAGATAGCGCTTGCCGATGCGGCCGCAGGGATTGGCGCAGTCGAAGACGTTGTAATGCTCGGTCTTGAGGTGCGGGGCGCCTTCCAGCGTCATCGCGCCGCAGACATGGACGTTCGCCGCTTCGATCTCGGCCTTGGTGAAGCCGAGGAAGGGCAGGAGCTCGAACGACATGTCGTTGAGCTTCTCGGCCGGGACCTTGAGCGTGCCGGTGAGGAAATCCTCGCCCAGCGTCCACTTGTTGAAGACGAACTTGATGTCGAAGGCGCTCTTCAGCCCCTTCTCGATTGCCTCGATCTTCTCGTCGGTGAAGCCCTTGGAGCGCAGCGTCGAGGGATTGACGCCCGGCGCCTGCTTCATCGAGCCGTGGCCGACGGCATAGGCCTCGATCTCGGCGATATCCGCCTCGCGGTAGCCCAGCGCCCTGAGCGCGTCCGGCACGGCGCGGTTGATGATCTTGAAGTAGCCGCCGCCGGCGAGCTTCTTGAACTTCACCAGGGCGAAGTCGGGCTCGATGCCGGTGGTGTCGCAATCCATGACGAGGCCGATCGTGCCGGTCGGCGCGATCACGGTCGACTGGGCGTTGCGGTAGCCGTAGCGCTTGCCCTGCTCGAGCGCCTGGTCCCAGACGGCGCGCGAGCGCTCCGCCATGGTGACAGCCGAGCCGCCGAGGCGGGCGAGGGTCGCATGGTCGAGCGGAACCGGGGTGACGCTCAGGCCCTCATAGCCATCGGCAAGGCCATGGGCCGCGGTGCGATGGTTGCGGATGACGCGCAGCATGTGGCTGGCGTTCTTCTTGTAACCGGGGAAGGGGCCGAGTTCGCCTGCCATCTCGGCCGAGGTCGCATAGGCGACGCCGGTCATGATCGCGGTGAGGGCGCCGGCGAGCGCACGGCCTTCGTCGGAGTCGTAGCCGAGACCCATGGTCATCAGCAGGCCGCCGATATTGGCGTAGCCGAGGCCGAGCGTGCGGTACTCGTAGGAGAGCTCGGCGATCTCGCGGGACGGGAACTGCGCCATCGTCACCGAGATCTCGAGCACGACCGTCCAGAGCCGGCAGAGATGCTCATAGGCCGCGACGTCGAAGCTCTTGGTCTCGTTGTCGTAGAACTGCAGCAGGTTGGCCGAGGCCAGGTTGCAGGCCGTGTCGTCGAGGAACATGTACTCGGAGCACGGGTTGGACGCCCGGATCCGGCCCGAGGCCGGGCAGGTGTGCCAGTCGTTCATCGTCGAGTTGAAGTGCAGGCCCGGATCGGCCGAGGCCCAGGCGGCGTAGCCGATCTTCTCCCAGAGGTCGCGCGCCTTCAGCGTCTTTCCGACCTTGCCGTCGGTGCGGCGGATCAGGTTCCAATCCGCATCCGTCTCGACGGCACGCAGGAAATCGTCGGTCAGCGAGACCGAGTTGTTCGAGTTCTGGCCGGAGACGGTGAGATAGGCGTCGGAATCCCAGTCGGTGTCGTAGGTATCGAAGGAGATGTCCTTGTAGCCCTGCTTGGCAAACTGGATGACGCGCTTGATGTAGTTGTCCGGTACCAGCGCCTTGCGGGCGAGCTTCACCTCGCGCTTGAGGGCCGGGTTCTTCTCGGGGTCGAAACAGGAATCGCCTTCGCCCTCGCAGTTGATGCAGGCCTTGAGCACGGCCTTCATGTGCTTCTTGACGGTCTTGGAGCCGGTGACGAGGGCGGCGACCTTCTGCTCCTCCTTCACCTTCCAGTCGATATATGCCTCGATGTCCGGGTGGTCGGCGTCGACCACGACCATCTTGGCGGCGCGGCGCGTCGTGCCGCCCGACTTGATGGCGCCGGCCGCGCGATCGCCGATCTTGAGGAAGGACATCAGGCCCGAGGACTTGCCGCCGCCGGCGAGCTTCTCGCCTTCGCCGCGCAGCATCGAGAAGTTGGAGCCGGTGCCGGAGCCGTATTTGAACAGGCGGGCCTCACGAACCCACAGGTCCATGATGCCGCCCTCGTTGACGAGGTCGTCCTGCACGCCCTGGATGAAGCAGGCATGCGGCTGCGGATGCTCGTAGCTCGACTTAGACTTCACCAGTTTCCCGGTCTTGAAATCGACGTAGAAATGGCCCTGGCTGGGGCCGTCGATGCCATAGGCCCAGTGCAGGCCGGTGTTGAACCATTGCGGCGAATTCGGCGCGACGCGCTGGGTGGCGAGCATGAAGCGCAGCTCGTCATGGAAGGCCTGGGCATCCTCTTCGGAAGAGAAATAACCGCCCTTCCAGCCCCAATAGGTCCAGCAACCCGCAAGGCGATCGAAGACCTGCTTCGACGAGATCTCGGAGCCGTAATGCTCGCCCTCCGGCAGCTCGGCGAGAGCGGCCTCGTCGGCGACGGAGCGCCAGAGGAAGGAGGGAACGTCGTTCTCCTCGAACTTCTTCAGGCGGGCGGGGACGCCGGCCTTGCGGAAATATTTCTGCGCGAGCACGTCGCTCGCGACCTGGGACCAGGCCTCGGGAACCTCGATGCCCTCCAGCCGGAAGACGACGGAGCCGTCCGGGTTCTTGATCTCGCTGACGGCCGATCGGAACGGGATCGCGGCGTAGGGCGACTGTCCGGCGGTGGTGTAGCGGCGCTCGATGCGCATGATCTTCGTCCCTTGATCTGCCGCGGGCTTGCCTTGAAGCCTCGCGCGGCCGGTTGATCACCGGCTCCTGATGTCAGCCCAAACTCGGTTCGACGCCCTGTGGGTCCTCGGCGGTGTCGCCCCGCTTGCAGGCCCGGTCACGCCCAAAATGCCCGCGCAATCCCGTTCGCTTCCACGTTAGGCGCGGATGCGGCGGCAGGCCCGGAACACTCTGGAAAACTAGGGTTCCGCAGTCATCCAGAGGGGTTGCCACCGGCTGTCATGCGATGGTCAAAATCTAGCGCCGATCGCTACCGTTCGTCAAGGAATAGTGCTCTGCCATCCCTGTGGACACGACATCTGGTAGGTATGTGTGAGTTATGGGGATAAGTTTCAAGGCGCCGGCTAAGCCTTGGAAATAGCGACGAGAATCGCCGGCCCGCGGCAAGATTGCCACAGAGCCGAGCGAAGCGCAGTCCGTAAAATCCCCACTATTCATGGTTGACGAAGCCTGAATCCTGGCGTGTCGCAAGCGCGCCACATATGGCAGTTTCGGGGAGCGGGCCAAGTGCTTGAAGTCGGTGCGCTTCGGCCCGCGCATCATGGCGGCGGGCAGGCCGAATCACGGCGAAAATCCGGCAAAGCGCTCCTGACAGAATCAGGCATTGGCGCGACGAGATTGGATGGAGATCGCTCTTCCTTATATGGGCCGCCATGATTCAAGTCGCATCGAAGGCGAGTTCGCTTGCCGCCGCGGATACCGTTTTCGAACTCAGGCGCTACCTGCTGAAACGAGGACAGCGTGAGACGCTGATCGCCCTGTTCGATGCGGAATTCGTCGAGACGCAGGAAGATGTCGGCATGAGCGTCGTCGGACAGTTCCGCGATTCCGGCCAGCCCGATCATTTTGTCTGGTTCCGCGGTTTTGCCGATCAGGCGGTGCGCAGTGCTTCGCTGCCGCGATTCTATGGCGGGCCGGTCTGGGCCAAGCATGGCCCTGCCGCCAACAAGACCATGATCGATTCCGACGATGTGCTGATGCTGAAGCCGGCGGGGAGCGAGTCGGCTTTCGCCGGTCTGCCGGAGCGGCCGACCGGCATCTTCCCGGATGCAGGGAGGCTGATCCTCGTTTCGACCCATCACGTCCCCGCGATCTCAGCCGAAGACGAGCTGCGGCAGGAGGCGGCTCGGATCGCGGATACGGCTCTCGCCGCGGGCGCGACCGTTCTGGCAAGCCTGATCAGCGATCACAGCCCGAACGGCTTCCCCCGATTGCCGGTGCGGGCGGAAGCGAATGTCGTGGTGACGGTCGTTCGGCCGCCAGAGGGCGGGAGCCCTGCCGTCGCCGCGGCGCTGGGCACGATTGGCGCTGGAGCGGCCGCGACCTCAGTCGAGGTGGCGGAGCTGATACCGACGGGGCGCTCGCGCCTGCGTTAGCGCGGCGTGACGCTAGGCCGCCTTGCTCCGGGCTGGACAGGGCAGGGCGCTGCCGCCATAAGTCAGGCCGAGACGCGCCCGCATATCTGCGCGGCGCCGCAACTGCACGGACTGACGACGATGAAGGACTGGCTGCTGCAGATCTTCACCTGGTGGAACGGCCAGACCATCGGCACGCGCTTCCACACCTGGCGCTTCGGCGAAAAGGTGGGCGAGGACGAGTTCGGCAATGTCTATTACCGCACCGCAGGCGGGGTGAAGGACAAGGCGCTCGGCTTCCAGCGCCGCTGGGTGATCTACAAGGGCGAGGCCGAGGCTTCCAAGGTCCCGCCCGGCTGGAACGGCTGGCTGCACCACACCGTCGACGTCGCGCCGTCCGAGGAAAGCTATCAGCCGCGCGAATGGCAGGAGCCGCACCAGCAGAACTGGACCGGCACGGCCCTGGCCTATCGCCCGCAGGGTTCGACCCTGGCCGAAGGCGAGCGCCCGGCCGCGACCGGCGACTACCAGGCCTGGACGCCCGGCCGCTGAGGCGAAGGCTCCGAGACACAGGGCCGCTCGATTCGGGGCGGCCTTTTTCATGGTCGGTGGGGCAAGATACCCGGCGGACCGGTTTCTTCAGGCGGGCGGGAAACAGAACCGGCTCGGCTGTTATTCGGCGTGCTCAGCGTTCCATGTCGCCGCATATTCGGCGCACATGCGGTAGACCGCATCGCGATCCGTACAGCCCGCTGGTTTCAAGCGCGTTGGCAGAGCGGTCTGAAACGGCACGTAACCCTGATGGGCAAGCCGCCAGAGGCGACGAAGCTCTTTCAGCGGCTCGGGATGGTCATCGACCCGCAGATCGAAGCTTGGAAACGGAGCCTCGGTCCATATGCGGATGGCGCAGGACTGGCGGCCCCTCTTGTCGCCTCCTGCGCGTTCGCCGGCTTCCATTGCGACGATGAGGCGCTCGTCAAAACTCAAGGCGGAGGCCGAGACATAGGCATTCAGGCTTTCATCGACGACCTGCTGCCCCGTCAGCATATTTCCCGCGACGGAGACTTGTGGGCCTTCGACGCTCCCGCTCCAGCCGATACACGCCGAACCCGTATAGGCGGACACCCCGCCTTCGCGGTCGACCAGATGGATTTGTCGGTGGTCGCGACCTTCGTCCAAGGCTGACAGTGCAGCCACGACGTCACGCGCGGAGCAGCCTTCCTGCAGCAGCCTCACCCCGTCGACGCCGAAAAACGGGTTGGCGAGGGCTTGGGTCGCTATCGCACCGGTGCGGCCGGCTCCATACGGAACCACAGCTCCGACAGCCAGCGCCTTCGATGCGCACAAGATGCCAAACGCGCCGGTTTGCGCATCTCTTGCGACAATCGACCAGGTCATGGAGCGTTCCTCGTCTCGGCAGT
Above is a genomic segment from Bosea sp. NBC_00550 containing:
- a CDS encoding vitamin B12-dependent ribonucleotide reductase — encoded protein: MRIERRYTTAGQSPYAAIPFRSAVSEIKNPDGSVVFRLEGIEVPEAWSQVASDVLAQKYFRKAGVPARLKKFEENDVPSFLWRSVADEAALAELPEGEHYGSEISSKQVFDRLAGCWTYWGWKGGYFSSEEDAQAFHDELRFMLATQRVAPNSPQWFNTGLHWAYGIDGPSQGHFYVDFKTGKLVKSKSSYEHPQPHACFIQGVQDDLVNEGGIMDLWVREARLFKYGSGTGSNFSMLRGEGEKLAGGGKSSGLMSFLKIGDRAAGAIKSGGTTRRAAKMVVVDADHPDIEAYIDWKVKEEQKVAALVTGSKTVKKHMKAVLKACINCEGEGDSCFDPEKNPALKREVKLARKALVPDNYIKRVIQFAKQGYKDISFDTYDTDWDSDAYLTVSGQNSNNSVSLTDDFLRAVETDADWNLIRRTDGKVGKTLKARDLWEKIGYAAWASADPGLHFNSTMNDWHTCPASGRIRASNPCSEYMFLDDTACNLASANLLQFYDNETKSFDVAAYEHLCRLWTVVLEISVTMAQFPSREIAELSYEYRTLGLGYANIGGLLMTMGLGYDSDEGRALAGALTAIMTGVAYATSAEMAGELGPFPGYKKNASHMLRVIRNHRTAAHGLADGYEGLSVTPVPLDHATLARLGGSAVTMAERSRAVWDQALEQGKRYGYRNAQSTVIAPTGTIGLVMDCDTTGIEPDFALVKFKKLAGGGYFKIINRAVPDALRALGYREADIAEIEAYAVGHGSMKQAPGVNPSTLRSKGFTDEKIEAIEKGLKSAFDIKFVFNKWTLGEDFLTGTLKVPAEKLNDMSFELLPFLGFTKAEIEAANVHVCGAMTLEGAPHLKTEHYNVFDCANPCGRIGKRYLSVESHIRMMAAAQPFISGAISKTINMPNEATVEDCKSAYMLSWKLALKANALYRDGSKLSQPLNSALISDEDEDADDAIEALVAAPMAARATQISEKIVERIVERIERKREREKLPDRRTGYIQKAVVGGHKVYVHTGEYSDGRLGEIFIDMHKEGAAFRAMMNNFAIAVSLGLQYGVPLEEYVEAFTFTRFEPSGFVTGNQSIKNATSILDYVFRELAISYLGRNDLAHVDPSEIGHDVIGGGVGQDKAPDATAPITSTPLASTGFRRGKPINLLAIQGGGAANDAVARSVSSVTALATAGATALKEEPEAYGEAEIAKLGFAAPAAQPSQSERRAEAIMKGYVGDSCGECGNFTLVRNGTCLKCNTCGSTTGCS
- a CDS encoding NIPSNAP family protein; amino-acid sequence: MIQVASKASSLAAADTVFELRRYLLKRGQRETLIALFDAEFVETQEDVGMSVVGQFRDSGQPDHFVWFRGFADQAVRSASLPRFYGGPVWAKHGPAANKTMIDSDDVLMLKPAGSESAFAGLPERPTGIFPDAGRLILVSTHHVPAISAEDELRQEAARIADTALAAGATVLASLISDHSPNGFPRLPVRAEANVVVTVVRPPEGGSPAVAAALGTIGAGAAATSVEVAELIPTGRSRLR
- a CDS encoding NADH:ubiquinone oxidoreductase subunit NDUFA12, translated to MKDWLLQIFTWWNGQTIGTRFHTWRFGEKVGEDEFGNVYYRTAGGVKDKALGFQRRWVIYKGEAEASKVPPGWNGWLHHTVDVAPSEESYQPREWQEPHQQNWTGTALAYRPQGSTLAEGERPAATGDYQAWTPGR
- a CDS encoding DUF1028 domain-containing protein, with protein sequence MTWSIVARDAQTGAFGILCASKALAVGAVVPYGAGRTGAIATQALANPFFGVDGVRLLQEGCSARDVVAALSALDEGRDHRQIHLVDREGGVSAYTGSACIGWSGSVEGPQVSVAGNMLTGQQVVDESLNAYVSASALSFDERLIVAMEAGERAGGDKRGRQSCAIRIWTEAPFPSFDLRVDDHPEPLKELRRLWRLAHQGYVPFQTALPTRLKPAGCTDRDAVYRMCAEYAATWNAEHAE